In Streptomyces longhuiensis, the following proteins share a genomic window:
- a CDS encoding MFS transporter: MTQSSPHLSAHPPQTPRPAVVVVGFMVLLELVSGIDQGMFPALLPTIGRHYGITPGAVTWVSAVPLLGAAVTVPVLAKFGDMYGHRRMLRIAAVCTLAASLVLVLAPNYPLFLVGRLLLAPMAAWLPLEIAIVSDRLSGVAARRGIGLMAGSLSLGVALGGLVGGYLQDLTGELAVTLAFPTVMIALCCLVTQFLIPESASRAARRIDTAGFVGIGIGLLFLQFGLMAVQAKGWGSPLVVVPLVVSTVVLVLWARWELRAPEPAIDLRMLAHRRMWPVQLGAVLFGMALFGNQSSLTTFLGAQPEKAGYGLGLSALAIGWVTLPSAALCMVGAAANSRVASRIGLRGSLSLGGVLVAAGFLALTVAHADRVEVTVSTSVFGLGFGLLLAAMPALVAEVAPAGTTGIAAGVYNTVRVLGGSVVAGAFSVVLGTMVLTRTRIPTEQAYQVIWIGCAVMGLLITLLTASTRRSAGDAAEPRPAAPAVTLG; the protein is encoded by the coding sequence ATGACCCAGAGTTCCCCACACCTGTCCGCGCACCCACCGCAGACGCCCCGACCGGCTGTGGTCGTGGTCGGCTTCATGGTGCTTCTCGAACTGGTCAGCGGTATCGACCAGGGCATGTTCCCCGCGCTGCTGCCCACTATCGGCCGGCACTACGGCATCACCCCCGGCGCCGTCACCTGGGTGTCCGCGGTCCCGCTGCTGGGCGCCGCGGTGACCGTGCCCGTGCTCGCCAAGTTTGGCGACATGTACGGCCACCGGCGCATGCTGCGCATCGCGGCGGTCTGCACCCTGGCCGCGAGTCTCGTTCTGGTGCTGGCGCCGAACTACCCGCTGTTCCTGGTCGGCCGTCTGCTGCTGGCCCCGATGGCGGCCTGGCTTCCGCTGGAGATCGCCATCGTCAGCGACCGGCTGAGCGGCGTAGCCGCCCGCCGCGGCATCGGGCTGATGGCCGGCTCGCTATCACTCGGCGTCGCGCTGGGCGGACTGGTCGGCGGCTATCTGCAGGACCTGACCGGCGAGTTGGCCGTCACCCTTGCCTTCCCAACGGTGATGATCGCCCTTTGCTGCCTGGTGACGCAGTTCCTGATCCCGGAGTCCGCGTCCCGCGCCGCGCGCCGCATCGACACCGCGGGCTTTGTCGGCATCGGCATCGGCCTGCTCTTCCTGCAGTTCGGGCTGATGGCCGTCCAGGCCAAGGGCTGGGGCTCGCCCCTGGTCGTCGTCCCGCTCGTGGTGAGCACTGTCGTCCTGGTCCTGTGGGCCCGCTGGGAGCTCCGTGCGCCGGAGCCGGCCATTGACCTCCGGATGCTGGCACACCGCAGGATGTGGCCGGTGCAGCTCGGCGCGGTGCTCTTCGGCATGGCGTTGTTCGGCAACCAATCCTCGCTCACCACCTTTCTCGGCGCCCAGCCGGAGAAGGCGGGATACGGACTGGGCCTGAGCGCGCTGGCCATCGGCTGGGTCACGCTCCCCTCCGCCGCGCTGTGCATGGTCGGCGCTGCGGCCAACAGCCGGGTCGCCTCCCGGATCGGGCTGCGCGGCTCCCTCTCGCTCGGCGGAGTACTGGTGGCGGCGGGCTTCCTCGCCTTGACAGTGGCGCATGCCGATCGCGTCGAGGTGACTGTCTCGACCAGCGTCTTCGGCCTGGGCTTCGGCCTGCTGCTCGCAGCGATGCCCGCGCTGGTGGCCGAGGTCGCGCCTGCCGGTACGACCGGGATCGCCGCAGGCGTGTACAACACTGTCCGGGTGCTGGGCGGCTCCGTCGTCGCCGGGGCCTTCTCCGTCGTGCTCGGCACCATGGTGCTGACCCGCACCAGGATCCCCACCGAGCAGGCGTACCAGGTCATCTGGATCGGCTGCGCGGTGATGGGGCTGTTGATAACCCTCCTCACCGCCTCCACCCGGCGCAGCGCAGGCGACGCCGCCGAGCCCCGGCCCGCGGCGCCGGCTGTCACCCTCGGATGA
- a CDS encoding M20 metallopeptidase family protein — MTLRDEAQALLPELTELRHGLHREPEIGLQLPRTREKVLAALDGLPLEIHEGKGLSSITAVLRGSRPGPAVLLRGDMDALPLQELADVPYASVVDGSMHACGHDLHTAMLVGAAKLLSARALELAGSVVFMFQPGEEGCDGAGAMLAEGLLDVAGVPVIAAYATHVHTNLPAGLVVSRPGTATVAGSAIHIVLRGRGGHGSMPHQAADPVPAAAEIVTALQSMVTRTTDAFDPVVLSVGVLRAGTAVNIIPDSAEIGMTLRTCSDHMQEEVLGRIRRLCEHIALAHGLTAEVEMEWGFPATVNDADEVAFAESVTAELFGADHWLTAPQPTMASEDFSRILAVVPGAFLLLGACPPGTADPASAVPNHSPHARFDDSALPVGAALLAGLAQARLDRAGR, encoded by the coding sequence ATGACACTGCGCGACGAGGCCCAGGCACTGCTGCCCGAACTCACCGAACTGCGCCATGGGCTGCACCGCGAGCCGGAGATCGGGCTCCAGCTGCCCCGAACCCGTGAGAAGGTGCTCGCTGCCCTCGATGGGCTGCCGCTGGAGATTCACGAGGGCAAGGGCCTGAGCTCCATCACCGCCGTCCTGCGGGGATCCCGGCCCGGCCCGGCCGTGCTGCTGCGCGGTGACATGGACGCGCTTCCCCTGCAGGAGCTCGCCGATGTGCCCTATGCCTCCGTGGTCGATGGGTCGATGCACGCCTGCGGGCACGACCTGCACACCGCGATGCTCGTCGGTGCTGCGAAGCTGCTCTCGGCCCGGGCGCTGGAGCTCGCCGGATCCGTGGTCTTCATGTTCCAGCCCGGAGAGGAAGGCTGCGACGGCGCGGGCGCGATGCTCGCCGAGGGGCTGCTGGACGTGGCCGGCGTCCCGGTCATCGCCGCCTACGCGACCCATGTCCACACCAACCTCCCCGCCGGATTGGTCGTCTCCCGGCCGGGGACGGCGACCGTGGCGGGCTCCGCCATTCACATCGTGCTGCGGGGGCGCGGCGGCCACGGTTCGATGCCGCATCAGGCGGCCGACCCGGTACCCGCCGCCGCCGAGATCGTCACCGCCCTGCAGAGCATGGTGACCCGCACCACCGACGCCTTCGACCCGGTGGTGCTCAGCGTCGGCGTGCTGCGCGCCGGTACCGCGGTCAACATCATCCCGGACTCCGCAGAGATCGGCATGACCCTGCGCACCTGCTCGGACCATATGCAGGAGGAGGTGCTCGGGCGGATACGCCGACTGTGCGAGCACATCGCGCTGGCGCACGGCCTGACCGCCGAGGTCGAGATGGAGTGGGGCTTCCCCGCCACGGTCAACGACGCGGACGAGGTCGCCTTCGCCGAGTCCGTCACCGCCGAGCTCTTCGGCGCCGACCACTGGCTCACCGCCCCTCAGCCCACCATGGCCTCGGAGGATTTCTCCCGGATACTGGCTGTAGTCCCGGGTGCCTTTCTGTTGCTCGGCGCCTGCCCGCCCGGCACCGCCGACCCGGCCTCCGCCGTGCCGAACCACTCTCCGCACGCCCGCTTCGACGACTCCGCCCTCCCGGTCGGCGCCGCGCTGCTGGCCGGCCTCGCCCAAGCCCGGCTCGACCGGGCAGGCCGCTGA